In Fragaria vesca subsp. vesca unplaced genomic scaffold, FraVesHawaii_1.0 scf0513160_u, whole genome shotgun sequence, a single window of DNA contains:
- the LOC101300690 gene encoding uncharacterized protein LOC101300690 isoform 1, producing MRSMEDKEISGGSNAISFEFHKQNGGANRTTSTTTTASHHHRTALGKLPTPSKWDDAQKWLVGLSRGVDKTHSKTKPRNSNADDLRLIAPVPQKEQDYSSGEDEGEANGRCSGSAVANHYDVETKKVDCDDSVWRSNKPMMENPTSAAAMRSICLRDMGTEMTPIASQEPSRTGTPLRATTPAARSPISSGSSTPVRACQHGMQGNQQGYQGSSENGRSSSTTHESIPCGRGSGGSNKRYVEESNVCKNSIPENQNSDQARKPNPLETRAMAWDEAERAKYMARYKREEVKIQAWENHEKRKAEMEMRKWR from the exons ATGAGATCCATGGAAGATAAGGAGATTTCTGGAGGCAGTAATGCTATAAGTTTTGAGTTTCACAAACAGAATGGAGGAGCTAACCGCACTAccagtactactactactgctTCCCATCATCATAGAACAGCTTTGGGGAAGTTACCAACACCTTCAAAATGGGATGATGCACAGAAATGGCTAGTGGGGTTGTCGAGAGGAGTAGACAAAACGCATTCCAagaccaaacccagaaactctAATGCTGATGACTTGAGGCTCATAGCTCCTGTGCCGCAGAAGGAGCAAGACTACTCTAGCggagaagatgaaggagaagCAAATGGGCGTTGTTCTGGTTCTGCTGTTGCAAATCATTACGATGTGGAGACGAAGAAAGTGGACTGTGATGACTCGGTTTGGAGAAGCAACAAGCCTATGATGGAGAACCCAACTTCAGCTGCTGCCATGAGATCTATATGTTTGAGGGACATGGGAACTGAAATGACCCCAATTGCAAGCCAAGAGCCTTCTAGAACCGGCACGCCTCTCCGGGCAACAACTCCGGCTGCAAGGAGCCCGATATCGTCGGGATCCTCGACTCCGGTGAGGGCATGTCAGCATGGGATGCAAGGTAACCAGCAGGGGTATCAAGGGTCTAGTGAGAATGGTAGAAGTAGTAGTACTACTCATGAGAGCATTCCTTGTGGGAGAGGGAGTGGCGGAAGCAATAAGAGGTATGTGGAGGAATCAAATGTGTGCAAGAATAGTATCCCTGAGAATCAGAACTCAGATCAAGCTAGGAAGCCAAATCCTCTAGAAACTAGAGCAATGGCTTGGGATGAAGCAGAAAGAGCAAAATACATGGCAAG GTACAAGCGTGAAGAAGTAAAGATACAAGCCTGGGAAAACcatgagaagagaaaagcTGAGATGGAAATGAGAAAATGGAG GTGA
- the LOC101300690 gene encoding uncharacterized protein LOC101300690 isoform 2, which produces MRSMEDKEISGGSNAISFEFHKQNGGANRTTSTTTTASHHHRTALGKLPTPSKWDDAQKWLVGLSRGVDKTHSKTKPRNSNADDLRLIAPVPQKEQDYSSGEDEGEANGRCSGSAVANHYDVETKKVDCDDSVWRSNKPMMENPTSAAAMRSICLRDMGTEMTPIASQEPSRTGTPLRATTPAARSPISSGSSTPVRACQHGMQGNQQGYQGSSENGRSSSTTHESIPCGRGSGGSNKRYVEESNVCKNSIPENQNSDQARKPNPLETRAMAWDEAERAKYMAR; this is translated from the coding sequence ATGAGATCCATGGAAGATAAGGAGATTTCTGGAGGCAGTAATGCTATAAGTTTTGAGTTTCACAAACAGAATGGAGGAGCTAACCGCACTAccagtactactactactgctTCCCATCATCATAGAACAGCTTTGGGGAAGTTACCAACACCTTCAAAATGGGATGATGCACAGAAATGGCTAGTGGGGTTGTCGAGAGGAGTAGACAAAACGCATTCCAagaccaaacccagaaactctAATGCTGATGACTTGAGGCTCATAGCTCCTGTGCCGCAGAAGGAGCAAGACTACTCTAGCggagaagatgaaggagaagCAAATGGGCGTTGTTCTGGTTCTGCTGTTGCAAATCATTACGATGTGGAGACGAAGAAAGTGGACTGTGATGACTCGGTTTGGAGAAGCAACAAGCCTATGATGGAGAACCCAACTTCAGCTGCTGCCATGAGATCTATATGTTTGAGGGACATGGGAACTGAAATGACCCCAATTGCAAGCCAAGAGCCTTCTAGAACCGGCACGCCTCTCCGGGCAACAACTCCGGCTGCAAGGAGCCCGATATCGTCGGGATCCTCGACTCCGGTGAGGGCATGTCAGCATGGGATGCAAGGTAACCAGCAGGGGTATCAAGGGTCTAGTGAGAATGGTAGAAGTAGTAGTACTACTCATGAGAGCATTCCTTGTGGGAGAGGGAGTGGCGGAAGCAATAAGAGGTATGTGGAGGAATCAAATGTGTGCAAGAATAGTATCCCTGAGAATCAGAACTCAGATCAAGCTAGGAAGCCAAATCCTCTAGAAACTAGAGCAATGGCTTGGGATGAAGCAGAAAGAGCAAAATACATGGCAAGGTGA